Within Porites lutea chromosome 2, jaPorLute2.1, whole genome shotgun sequence, the genomic segment AACTATTCCATGGCGTCAGAAGCGGTATAGCTCAAGAAAACAAGCAATGGATTTACAAGAAACATTTCAAGACAGGATACAGATACCTTTCAAGTCAATTAAGCTTTATAAAGCCCGAATTCAACTCAAATGATCCGCTCGTTGACGCCAAATCTGCATATATAGTACTCGTAAGGTTCAAACATAAGCCCAGCGATATCAACAAACACCTGCAGCTTCGATTCGCCATTCAATTCGGTTTCGTATATAATTTCAAAATTATAAGATGGTATTCGACTACGAACACGCTTCAGACTCCAGGATCTGGTTTTGCCTCTTTGCGAGCAAAATTGGCCAAGGTTTATTCTTCAAGAGATGAACTGCTTGCACTACCACAAACTAGCAGCGCCGACATGCTTTAAGTTGTTTTCAGTTCTCTGGAGGGATATTCATCGGCCAACTCTGTACAAGATTCAAGACTTTTCATTTCTCCATCAGCGATGGCTCCCTGCAAGGTTTGTTCTACAGTAATATCAGATTTGAAAAACCTTGAGCATCGATTTCATGATTTTCGCCATCTAGTTTTATCGAAGATAAATATGCGAGCAGGTTTCCCACTTGAGGAGAACGATCAGACCGAAAGGGAAGGTGATGCAAAGCTCATTAACACCCGTAAACAAGAGAATGAGGGCTTTTGCAATGAAGTTAAAATGCTAAAAGAGTTGCTACTCGATGAAACGGCTAAACGGGTAAAAGTTTCTGACGAACGTGACTTGTATAGAACTGCCCTTTAAGTTCTAAAGAATCGGGTAGTCAGAATCGTCATCAACTGGACGTAAACTCTTTTGAAACAGTGAAACCCCGAAGACCAAACAGAAATGCTCGAACAGGCCAAAAGATCTCAGTTAATTCCACTAATCCTTTCGTATCGCTCGATCACGAGGATAAtatttcccactaaaatgctgaTCGGCACCCTGATAGGGCACAAAACAACTTTACAACTGTGCTAGTTGGCGACTACATGATCAAGCAAATACACGGATGGAATTTGGGCAAGAAAGTGGTTCACCGTGAATTTTGCAATCAGAACAACCGGCAACTTGTCCAGCATCAGAACATTACGTCTAATGACCTAAATAAGAGTGGACTTCTGTAAAATGATAAAGTTAATAATGTTCTTTTCAACAATTTAGTTGATTGCTTACATACTTATCACTGACCTGTTATTGATACATACGTTTTGCCGTCTGGATCGCCTAATGACCACAGACTTAAATCACCTTGTAAAATAATGAATGGTCTACTCTATATAAACTGCGAGGTTTTAAAATGGCAGCACTAAATGTTCTAAGTTTGTTGTTGTATATAGACAAAAACGGGCTCATACTTCAGCATGGGGTACTTCATATTTTAGCCCTTGACAAAACTAGGCTTGATCTGAGTATTCCAAATGAGCTTGTGAATGTCGTTGATTACATTATCCGTTCGGATCGGGAGTCACGTGACCTTgaattttgcataattagcaTAAATTGGCAATATATTAAAATGCGGCTTTTAGCAAGTAAGGCTGTAGATTCTGCATAAGATAGAGCAGGCATAGATAAGATATAATGTCTGTAAagtattttgtcacttttaaggATAAATAGTCACGTGGCAGTGACGTCGCTTCCGGTGACGgtgaaaaaactcaatttttgtctatatttttactttttccccttttttcttttatgtgaTTCAAAAATACAATTCAGAGTATTTTTACCATAAAAAGATATAGCAATTAGCATTATTCTAAATGTATGTTCAAATAAGAATTAAACTGGGTACCCTGTGTTCTTAGCATGATAAATGTTTCTCATGGGTAGGTGATATGTTGAAAATGTTACACCCACACTCAAGAGACCAGCCATGACCAACTGGGGATGGAATGTCGTTGTTTCGTAGAGAATTTTTCCATATCGCCGCTTAATAGTTGGCTCGCCGGCAATGCTTGTACAAGCTGTCTTGGCATGGAGGCAGCTGATGGGATTCCGCTTCACctgaatgaatatatgaatataTATCATAGGTACGGGGCGGGaaaacatttacatttacatttatcgctaaatttatttctttgttattgtGATCTAATTTCTTAATATTATGCAGAGAGCTAGGTGTCTCCGATTAACGAACTTCAtatgacactttaataaagtttattattattataattactattattattattattactattattattattacctttcTTGCACAGAAGACCGAATATCTGCATTGATTCACGTCTGAGATACCGTTCTTTGAGCCATACATATCTCAGACAAATGCCTCTAACCGCATCAGAAGATCTTCAGACATCAACCAGTTTTCTCCAAGTTGCTGGGACCTGCGTTGGTATTCCTTtttcctctgtaacctcttcaGGGGCTTCACTTTCCCAATCCCTGCAAAGGCACTCACTGCATCACAACCCGTAAATGCGTGCAAACCTGGTAGTGCTTTGCACGCATCCTGGCCAATGTCGTGGGCTATTTTTCCAATGTCGACATACCGAGCGTTCAGTTGAGAAACACAACGCTGATAAATCGGTACATCAATGGAAAATGAAAACGCTAGGCACAGGATTCTAACGTCTGTGTCTTCCGAGGATACAATGATTGTCCCATATCGCTGCTCATTTGCTGCATGTTGCACATGCAGGAGAAGTCCTGTATCAGCTTCCTCTTGTTCGGATCTTAGCTCTTCTTCTTCTCTACTCTCTCGGCAGTGATCTTGTAGCATCGGTTTCCACATGTTACATACAGCTCCTTGTCTTCCAGCACAGGATTCTAACGTCTGTGTCTTCCGAGGATACAATGATTGTCCCATATCGCTGCTCATTTGCTGCATGTTGCACATGCAGGGGAAGTGCTGTACCAGCCTCCTCTTGTTCGGATCTTagctcttcttcttcctctacTCCCTCGGCAGCGATCTTGTAGCATCGGTTTCCACATGTTACATACAGCTCCTTGTCTTCCAGTCTCTTGCGATCCGGTGTTTTTGCCAGTGTTCCACAACAAATCTGATAagacttgttttgttgttaccattgcgtaaaaaattcttgaattGCTTGACCTTCTGGCCAGCCGCAAGGTTCTTGAAAGTTATTGCATCACTTTCACCTTTGAGTTCTCTTTCTGCTGATTTCATGGAAATGTCTCTGTACACGTCAAATACGACATCCACTCTATCGCTACCCTCCGGCTCACGCAACACTCTAGATAAAATATTGTCTGCGATCTCACCAAATGTGAGATAATCTACCTCCAGCTTTTGGACCAGAGCCATCCCATCTATTAGGTAAGCTGAAGGCCTTGTTACTTCTACCGTTGGCTGTATCAATTTCTCTAATTCTTTGCCAAGTTGTGCCGTATTGGTCTTGCGGGGAAAGCCATTGTTGTAGGCCAGGGAAGCAGGAAGAAGGCCTAATGGGTGCTTTAACACATCTTGCATTTGCAGATTGCGGCTTTCAGCAATTATGATCCGCGCAAACAAATTTCGATCAGCGCGCAGAACAGTTTCTGTGTCTTTGCCCTTTGCCACTGTCCTGGTTTTCGATAAAGCACTGAAGGTTTTCAGCTTTTGCTTCTTCAATTTGTCATTGAACCTTACCGTTTGGGGCTGTGATTCGAGACGGGTCTTCTTGAAATCAGCGTAGGCTGCCTCTCCAACTTTATAGGCGGTCGCAAGGTCCTCTGCTATAGCAGTAGTGGCAACAGCTCCTGTTGAGATGCTGGACAGTTGCATATGACCTGCAAATGGATCTGTCCAGTTCTTGATTAAATCAACCATTGCGGCAACATCTTTCTCATCTTGGGCAATGCGAGACGAGTGATGGTCAGCATGGCTGTGCTTCCCTTTGGCATAGCCAACCATTTCGCGCAAACTGCGCAGGAACAAAGTTCTGAGTTCTGCTGTCAAGTAGTACCTTTATACGGCTCCAGGTTTCAAACTAAAGCCCTTAGTACCCCCAGGTGTTTGGGTATCTCTATTTACGGTTTCTTCAAGAGTCTGGTCAACGGGAATTCTTCCAAATGTATTGTCGTTGCTCAGCTGAACTGAAAATCCACCATTTCTCATGAACTCGTGTACCTCATGGTGCTCATCTGGTAGACTTGTCATATCGCTATAGTAAGTTGACATGTATCTTGCGTAGTTAATAGCATCGTAGGAAAAGCACCATGGGAGCATCTGGCGGACACAGGAGAGATGGAGTTCCCAATTCCCTTCTCTAGAAGCACAGATCATGTGAAGTAGTAGCTCGATTATGTCTATATAGGACATCCAGAATTCTGAAAGGGGGCCATTGGTATTCCGAAGATGAAGAGTGTATTCAGCAAAAAGGTCAGAAAAACGCTGGAAAACTCGGCTCTTGAAAACCTCATCGTGTCTTTCTTTAGACAGTACATCAGCTAGGGTACCAAAATCATCAAGACATGTTTGTACTTGACGACTGTCCGCTGGGTGTGACTCGTCAAGCCAAGGATAAAATCCTTCCAATGCCACCCTCATGAATGCTTCGTAAGCCAGTTGGTGCACACGAACAGCCCTGTTATAGTTTCTGCCCTCCAGAACTGCAAACACGGATCCCTGAGCCACTACCCCAGCTTCAATGAATAAGTCCTTTAGACCAGCATGCAGAAACCTTTTACCGATGATGGAGATCAATGTACCAAGGGTATGAAAAGTTCCAAGACGTAGAACTATGGGCTTGAACTTCTCATACTCCTTGCACTTCACCTCAAACGCCTTGGCATAGATGGCCTGATCGAAAACACATATGATGCTTGTGAGATGGAGCGAGCGCATGATAGTGAGTGATCGGTTGAGGGCTTCGTTGACGGTGGAAACATCAGTGGCTGGTGCATTAATGGTCGGCAAATAGCCTGCATTATTGGGAATGATGGCGTCTTTGTCGTGAACCATGATGTTAAACCCAGTCCAGCTGCTGACCTTTTGTTGGTGGGCTGCATAATGTAGACGAGCAAGGATGAACAGCAGATTCTTCTTTGTAAATTCTTTAAGAATTGTTTCGCCATCAACCTCCCTCACTTTTCTTGGTGGGGGCCCAACTCGCCTGCCGACATTGTAGATGGGGAGAGGCTCTTCTGGGACAGAGAATGATCTTTTCTTTGTCTTGTCCACCTTGGGGACCACTATTTTCTGATTAGGGCCGTAAGTAACAGGCTGAACGGCGATACCATTAACACGATGCGATGTCCCACCTCCGGACAGGGTTCCTTCGAGCCTATCAATATTGTCAAAGGCGAGGACAGTATTTGTACCTGGGTATATGTTGCTTGGGAGAGGGACGCCATCTTCAGGTGTCATGGCAAGTTTTTGTAGGCACAGGGCTGTATCAACCTCTTCGAGTTGAGAATATGATATACCGTGCCCAAGACGGTTTAGAATTTGTATAAGCTCAACATTACCTGAAATAGATTGAAAGTTTAATCCTGAATAAATTGCAGCCACTTGTAAAAACATttataataaattttataaTAATGAAATACCTGTTAGCGATTTGACTGCCGAGGGTAACAGAATGTGTTTTGTAGGCTTGTATCGATCACGGGTTATACCAAACATAAGGTCTTGACCAACAGAACTGCTAAGCCAGGACAAGCGTTCACAGAGCTCTTGATCATCGCCACCCAGAACCTACCGAAGAAAGGTTGTCAATAGAGTTGGAGCATCCTTGTTTTCCCGGGTGATATTGGAGGGATCTGGGAGCCACTCTTGTTTAGCGCAGTGTTGCTTTACAGACTGCCTAATCTCACTAGCTACATCTTTTAAACTTTCGCCAATGTGTGAACGAGAGGCCCTTAAAACGTTTACTTCCTTTTGAAGGCTATGGTTTGATAAGACTAGCTGATCCCGTGTGAGGCTATCTGGGTAGACGATAACTTTGTTAGATTCATTTTGAATCAAGTGTAAGGAATCTCAAATTCAACACTAAGTTTTCTTCTTAAGTGAGTTATTGCTGATGGCTTGATTTCTATTACCCCAGATTCCAACATTCACCCTCTAAGCATATTGTGCAAGCTCTATTATATTATTGCCCTGAAATAATTCATTCCTTATATAATCGCATAATCTAGAAAATGCGTTGAATTCCGCCTCAGTATAACTATCAGGAAGTTCTTCAGTATCTGTTGTATTCACAGATTTGCTGTTTGTCCTTGTATAATTCTTGTAGCAGGAATGGTGCCAGTGAGCTTCCGCTGCAAACAGCTCTCGGCTTGCCAGGGCCAGGATTCCCTTGTCATACTTTATTTCTGCAGCTTTTCTCACTGTGTTATCGACTCTGAGTTGTCTGGCTTGTGTTAAGCCCTCCCTTGATTTTGAACCTTTAACAagcttctctttcttttcacgAAAGATGCACTGTTTCTCGTACACCCGGGGGCTGGAAGTACTTGGCTTTCCTtaaataaattgatgttttgataattttattaagaattttacttttcaaagCAGAATACAAACAAGATATTGATGTAGAAAACTATAACTATACCTAAAATTCtgcaatactttttttttttgcgaaacTTTTCTTTCCATACACAACTACTCTATGATTGTCTTATTTCTTTAagattctttctttttatttagcCGAACAAGCATCGTACCTTGTCTTATAGATGATCTCCTCTCTAGATGACTCGTCTCCATCTCCACCTCCTTCTCTTTTTCATCATTCTTACTCTTTTTTATTCGATCTAAGTCATGTTTGTGTGTAAACGTGCTTCGACATTTGCAATGGTAAAATACTCCATTCGGGATTTGGTCATCGGCGACCTGTACACTAAGAATGCCTTCGTGATCTCGGATTTGACCAGCTTTTTGCAACGTTTTCCATGAGTCAAGAGAATTTGGACTGATTAACGTTGTGTTTTCATCAGCACAATGTATTATGCAATAAGGctcaattctttgtcttttacGAGGTATGCTTGAATCTATATTTGTTCACATCTTTGAGGACTGTAATTACCACAAAAACAAGATGGCTTCCTTGTACATTTGTGCCCAGTCTTTTGCAAGAGTAACGCCACAGGGTCACCATGCCAGTGAAAAATCGCTCGATGATAAATCATGCATCTGAAATAACACTACTTATATTATCTTTTACTGCTTTTCATATGTTATAAAATGTACTTTTGAATCACTTAACAGGAAGAAGCGACCGCGACCGGAAGTGACGTCACTGTCACGTGACTATTTATTCTTAAAGGGACAAAATACATTACAGACATTATATCTTATCTATGCCTGCTTTATTTTATGCAGAATCTACAGAATTACTTGCTACAGCCGCGTTTAAGTATATTATCAATTTATGCTAATTGAGCAAAATTCAAGGTCACGTGACTCCTTTAAGCTACTCTTACAACATTTCCATCATATACTTTTTGAAATCTACACACGATAAGCTTTAGTTTGATATATGGTGGCCTTCGTCCCCCCAAGTGGTAACGATCCGCCATATTTGGCCACTTGGCCCATGGACTATGCGTTGTAAAGAAACCACTACAGTTCTGCGGTTTCTTAGTTTTCGCGTATCGAACACCTATACAGCGCCATTAACAATTAACACAATTCACGGGAGGGTCCACTGAAGCTCACTGACAAGAGACGTTCTCCGAAGCGCAACAATGTTTCTAGACGGTTTGCATTAGCACGCCCCAATTCGAACAAAGGAGGTTAGAAACAAAGGAGTCAGTCTCCCCCGGGTAAATGGTGAGATTAAGCAATAAATGAGGGAGCGAGACCGTCTCAAGCGTATAGCTACAATAAAGAGAACAGAAGATAATTGGACTCTATATAAATCCTCTTGAAATGT encodes:
- the LOC140928314 gene encoding uncharacterized protein — encoded protein: MVGYAKGKHSHADHHSSRIAQDEKDVAAMVDLIKNWTDPFAGHMQLSSISTGAVATTAIAEDLATAYKVGEAAYADFKKTRLESQPQTVRFNDKLKKQKLKTFSALSKTRTVAKGKDTETVLRADRNLFARIIIAESRNLQMQDVLKHPLGLLPASLAYNNGFPRKTNTAQLGKELEKLIQPTVEVTRPSAYLIDGMALVQKLEVDYLTFGEIADNILSRVLREPEGSDRVDVVFDVYRDISMKSAERELKGESDAITFKNLAAGQKVKQFKNFLRNGNNKTSLIRFVVEHWQKHRIARDWKTRSCM